The DNA sequence AGCGTGCCTGATGTTTGGGAATGCTTCTTGCTTGGTAGACTGTAATGGTTTTCTGTGTTTTTGATGAAAAGTGTTTGTTGTTTTGAGTTCTTTTTGAGAAATACTAGGATGCAAGCTGTAGATTTTTTCTGGAAACTTTGAGGTAagtatcaaagtagtccctgaagttACCCTCGAGactcaaagtaatccctgaacttAAAAATTTATCGAGTCCCTGAAGTTGATCTCCGGTACTCATAGTGGTCCTTCCGATGAATTTCGTCCAGCTGGCACAACCGGAAAGCTGACCTGGCGTCGTTGGTGACACGTTAGCAGTGCAACGGCTAGCTGACGTGGCTTAGTAAACATTTTggactcaatttggtccctaattttaggttaaaaaccctaacccccaattgaatctcttctcctttcttctccatCGCACAAATAACCAGCCACTGCATTAATATGGTAAGCCTGTGCTTCTGTATTATTATTGCCATTTTTAGGCATGTAAGTTAAGCTTTTATTTGTGCCACCATATGCAATCTTTTGGGGTGACTAATACCTTCTGTTCTAGTTATCTCTTTTAGAGCCCCCCTGTTTTTACTGTTTTGGTTTTTGTGCCTCTCCAGATTATTACTTTTGATAACTATGGTGTCTCAGGTCATTGAAATCATCGACATGTGCATTATGGAGTAAGGCAAGTTGAGATATTATGATACTGCTATTGATCAATATTGAACTAATATTACTTTAAATTTTGTAGATATGCAAGATGCTGAttgtttattttcaatttttatactttggaaccactttttctgtttattttttttttttattacttgaGTTTGTCAAATGTCAACAGTGCTCAACATCGCagattttcttttcttagtttacAGAAATTGGTATTGAAGTGACACAATGAATGTTTCTTACAACTGATATATTATCAATTAGCAAATGGCCATGATCATCCTTTATATTCTTTAATCTTTATATATCAATCCTGAATCACCTATAGCTTAATAACTGTAAATGTTCTGTAGTTATATTTGCCGACTCTCTTTTGATAATGATTATTGCAACATCTTATGTTCCTAATGTAGAAAAATATAGACTCTACTGAGGccaaaattcaaaagcaaagaAAGGGAATGTACTAAACATTTAAACATATTATAAAGTGGTTCATTTTCTACAAAACCGAACGACATCCTTGTCATTAGCTTTAAGAAACTTGGCCTTAACTTTGTTCAGTGATGCAGCAATATCTTTCATGTTCATTCGTTCTTCAGGTAAATCCTCACAACAATTCAAGGCCAGTTTCAAGATAGATGATGTAGATGCTATTATGTCATCAACATGGTGGTGACCTTCATCTTGTAACAAGTTGGAATCCACAACTCGATCAATTGCATGTGACAATGATTCACTAATCCAACCTTTCATGCTTAATCctgcaacaaacaagtcatctgtTGGCTTCTTTCTTGTGAATGTTTCCATCAGCATTATCCCAAAACTGTATGCATCTCCCTTT is a window from the Arachis hypogaea cultivar Tifrunner chromosome 1, arahy.Tifrunner.gnm2.J5K5, whole genome shotgun sequence genome containing:
- the LOC140183477 gene encoding probable LRR receptor-like serine/threonine-protein kinase At3g47570, which encodes MVGHVSDFGIAKLLGKGQSKEYTKTMATVGYIAPEFGSKGIISTKGDAYSFGIMLMETFTRKKPTDDLFVAGLSMKGWISESLSHAIDRVVDSNLLQDEGHHHVDDIIASTSSILKLALNCCEDLPEERMNMKDIAASLNKVKAKFLKANDKDVVRFCRK